The following are encoded in a window of Primulina eburnea isolate SZY01 chromosome 4, ASM2296580v1, whole genome shotgun sequence genomic DNA:
- the LOC140829047 gene encoding large ribosomal subunit protein bL21m-like: protein MATRRCLQSLTRYFRSSKTLIPLSHTRASIYFLHQIQNPKPINRICEYFSASSDHSPFSRHFSSTPTDDDDDSDETHDEEEEAEIGDEEAVLSPEDKDREAAEIGYKVIGPLQESDRVFKPYEPVFAIVQIGSHQFKVSNGDSIFTEMLKFCDVNDKLILNKVLMLGSKSQTIIGRPILPDAAVHAVVEEHALDAKVIIFKKKRRKNYRRTKGHRQELTKLRITDIQGIEKPEKVIPLKTEKKEKLRKLEIAAI from the exons ATGGCAACTCGACGTTGCCTTCAATCCTTGACCCGTTATTTCCGGTCATCTAAAACCCTAATCCCCCTTTCTCATACCCGTGCCTCAATCTACTTCCTCCACCAAATCCAGAACCCGAAGCCTATCAATCGCATTTGCGAATATTTTTCTGCCTCTTCAGACCACTCTCCGTTTTCCCGGCATTTCTCATCCACGCCCACGGATGATGACGACGACAGTGATGAAACTCACGATGAAGAAGAGGAAGCTGAAATTGGGGATGAGGAAGCTGTTTTGTCACCTGAGGATAAAGACCGAGAAGCTGCTGAAATAGGGTACAAAGTCATTGGTCCGCTCCAAGAATCTGATCGGGTTTTCAAACCTTACGAACCCGTATTCGCAATTGTTCAG ATTGGGTCGCATCAGTTTAAAGTGAGCAACGGGGATAGCATTTTCACAGAGATGTTGAAGTTCTGTGATGTCAATGACAAG TTGATTCTCAATAAGGTTCTTATGTTAGGCTCAAAGTCACAGACAATCATTGGCCGACCGATTTTGCCTGATGCAGCTGTTCATGCTGTTGTCGAGGAGCAT GCATTAGATGCAAAAGTGATTATATTCAAGAAAAAGAGAAGGAAAAACTATAGAAGAACAAAAGGTCATCGACAG GAGTTGACCAAGTTAAGGATAACAGATATACAAGGAATTGAGAAGCCAGAAAAGGTAATACCTTTAAAGACAGAAAAAAAAGAGAAGCTGAGGAAGTTGGAGATTGCAGCTATTTAG